From the Manihot esculenta cultivar AM560-2 chromosome 3, M.esculenta_v8, whole genome shotgun sequence genome, one window contains:
- the LOC110611758 gene encoding acylamino-acid-releasing enzyme isoform X5, whose protein sequence is MPRQRNCHWDWMRVLRKSMLPSPSCFKSSQVSPVLTRRGLLSLTAPMHAGMGSQAMFSISQANLLANKRRKFILSARISKESNSAVNFQWAQFPIEMGGVSTTVPSPSGSKLLVIRNPENESPTRFEIWGQGQVEKEFHIPQSVHGSVYTDGWFEGISWNSDETLIAYVAEEPSPSKPVFSGLGYRKGSASTDKDSGSWKGQGEWEEDWGETYAGKKQPALFVISTRSGEIQSVKGIAKSLSVGQVVWAPSTEGPSRYLVFVGWSSDPRKLGIKYCYNRPCALYAVQAPVYKSEADAFELKDSPIEGSQVLNLTQSISSAFYPLFSPDGRFLVFLSAKSSVDSGAHSATESLHKIDWPVNGQLSSPAKIVDVIPVVQCSEDGCFPGLYCSEFLRNPWLSDGCSMILSSVWGSSQVLISVNVLNGDVKRISPADSKFSWNLLALDGDNVIAVSSSPVDLPEIRYGCLVEKATTNAAWNWLNISSPIFRCSEKVRSLLSSRQFDILKIPIKDVSTCLTKGSSKPFEAIFVSSNSKKNGVCDPLIVMLHGGPHSASLSSFSKSLAFLSSIGYSLLIVNYRGSIGFGEEALQSLPGKIGSQDVNDVLTAIDHVIDMGLASPSSIAVLGGSHGGFLTTHLIGQAPDKFVAAAARNPVCNLASMVGTTDIPDWCYVETYGLDGKHKFTEAPSAEDLRLFYSKSPISHIGKVKTPTIFLIGAQDLRVPMSNGLQYARALKEKGVEVKILMFPNDIHGIDRPQSDFESFLNIGVWFKKYCK, encoded by the exons ATGCCTCGCCAAAGGAATTGCCACTGGGATTGGATGCGAGTACTGAGGAAGAGTATGCTTCCCAGTCCAAGCTGCTTCAAGAGTTCACAAGTATCTCCAGTATTGACAAGGCGTGGACTTTTAAGTCTAACAGCG CCAATGCATGCAGGAATGGGCTCCCAGGCAATGTTTTCTATTAGCCAGGCAAATCTATTGGCTAATAAAAGGAGGAAATTCATTCTATCAGCTAGAATTTCAAAAGAAAGTAACAGTGCTGTGAACTTTCAGTGGGCCCAGTTTCCCATTGAGATGGGAGGTGTGTCTACAACAGTTCCATCACCATCAGGTTCAAAGCTTCTTGTAATTCGGAATCCTGAAAATGAATCTCCGACTCGATTTGAAATCTGGGGCCAAGGACAGGTAGAAAAGGAATTCCACATCCCACAATCTGTTCATGGTTCAGTATATACTGATGGATG gtTTGAGGGAATATCTTGGAACTCTGATGAAACTCTCATTGCTTATGTTGCTGAGGAACCATCTCCCTCCAAGCCTGTGTTCAGTGGTCTGGGCTACAGAAAAGGCAGTGCATCCACGGATAAGGACAGTGGCAGCTGGAAAGGTCAAGGGGAATGGGAGGAGGATTGGGGGGAGACCTATGCAGGGAAAAAGCAGCCTGCTCTCTTTGTCATTAGTACCAGAAG TGGAGAAATACAGTCTGTTAAAGGAATTGCAAAGTCTTTGAGTGTTGGCCAAGTTGTGTGGGCTCCGTCAACTGAAGGCCCAAGCCGGTATTTAGTTTTTGTGGGTTGGTCATCAGATCCAAGAAAGCTTGGCATAAAATACTGCTACAATAGGCCCTGTGCACTATATGCAGTTCAAGCACCAGTGTACAAATCAGAGGCTGATGCATTTGAACTCAA AGATAGTCCTATTGAAGGTTCACAGGTGCTCAACCTCACTCAAAGCATAAGCAGCGCCTTCTATCCCTTGTTCAG CCCAGATGGAAGGTTCCTTGTGTTCTTGTCTGCTAAAAGTTCTGTAGATTCTGGGGCGCATTCAGCAACAGAATCACTCCATAAAATTGATTGGCCGGTTAATGGACAATTGAGTTCACCTGCGAAAATTGTTGATGTG ATTCCTGTTGTGCAGTGCTCAGAGGATGGTTGTTTCCCTGGGCTTTATTGTTCAGAATTCCTTAGAAATCCCTGGCTTTCTGATGGGTGCTCTATGATTTTATCTTCAGTATGGGGCAGCAGTCAAGTTTTAATTTCTGTGAATGTgttaaa TGGGGATGTAAAACGCATTAGTCCTGCTGACTCAAAGTTTTCTTGGAATCTTCTTGCTCTTGATGGGGACAACGTTATTGCTG TATCTAGCAGTCCAGTTGATTTGCCTGAGATCAGATATGGTTGTCTTGTTGAGAAAGCAACTACAAATGCAGCATGGAATTGGTTAAATATTTCAAGCCCAATATTCAGATGCTCTGAGAAG GTAAGATCCTTGCTTTCATCTCGGCAGTTTGATATACTGAAGATCCCAATCAAGGATGTTTCCACTTGCCTGACAAAAG GTTCTAGCAAACCTTTTGAAGCTATATTTGTGTCTTCCAATTCTAAGAAGAATGGTGTTTGTGATCCACTAATAGTAATGCTTCATGGAGGCCCGCATTCTGCCTCATTGTCAAGCTTCTCAAAGTCTTTGGCATTTCTCTCTTCAATAGGTTATAGCTTATTGATTGTAAATTACAG AGGTTCAATAGGATTTGGTGAGGAAGCATTGCAATCTCTTCCAGGAAAAATCGGATCCCAG GATGTCAATGATGTACTTACAGCTATAGATCATGTCATTGACATGGGTCTTGCTAGCCCCTCTAGCATAGCTGTGCTTGGTGGTTCCCATGGCGGCTTTCTCACAACACACTTAATTGGCCAG GCACCTGATAAGTTTGTTGCAGCAGCTGCGAGAAATCCTGTTTGTAATCTCGCATCAATGGTTGGTACAACAGACATTCCTGATTGGTGCTATGTGGAAACTTATGGGCTTGATGGGAAACATAAATTCACAGAAGCACCTTCAGCTGAGGACCTGCGTCTCTTTTATAGCAAGTCCCCCATATCACACATTGGAAAG GTCAAAACACCAACCATCTTTCTTATAGGTGCCCAGGATCTCCGTGTTCCAATGTCTAATGGCTTGCAA TATGCAAGGGCATTGAAAGAGAAAGGAGTAGAGGTCAAAATCCTCATGTTTCCCAATGATATTCATGGAATTGATAG GCCGCAGTCAGACTTTGAAAGCTTCCTCAATATAGGGGTGTGGTTCAAGAAATACTGTAAGTGA